CCGCTGTAGTGGGCTCTCGAGGCGTCGTACCCCGCCTCCCCGAGGTCGGCGAGGAAGTCGTCCATCGCGTTCGCCGGCAGCCCCCACTCCTTGCACAGTCGGTGCTGGTCGTAGTGGGTCGGCACCGCGAGTTCGGCCTCGAGCGTCTCGAGCAGTTCGCGCCCCTTGTTCGCGGTGGCGAACTCGTCGGGGATCCGGTCGCGAACCGCCGCGACGAACGCGGGGTCGCAGGTCGGCCCCAGCCAGAGCGGCCCGGCCTCGAGCAGCCGCTCGCCGCCGCAGTTGGGACAGGTCTCGAGCGGATCCGCGATCAGTCCCCGGTGGTGCTCCCGATAGAGACAGTCCTCGCAGTGAGAGAGGGAGCCCAGTTCCTCGAGGGCGGCGTCGGCGGCGGTCGGCTTGCGCTCGAGTTCGAGGTAGGTCCGGACGTAGTGGCTGCTCGCGTGGGTCAGAAGCGGCTGGACGCCGACGTCGAAGCGGGCGCCGCTGCGGGCGAGCGCCGACAGCAGGATCCGGACGCCCATCTCGGGGTGGTAGTCCGTGTTCCGGGGGACCGCGCCGTAGGAGCGCACCCCGCTGTTGAAGTGAGCGCCACACAGCGGGGCGGTGTCGGTCGCGGTGACACAGAGCAGATTCCGACAGCGGGCGAAGGCGGCGTCGGCGAACGGCATCGGTGTCCCGAAGGGGTCGAGATCCACCACGTCGTAGGCCGACCGGTGGAGTTCGACGTTCGCGTCGGCGTGACGAACGTCGACCTCGAGGTCGTTTCGGGCCGCGTTCTCGCGGGCGAGGTCGACCGCCGCCTCGTCGCGGTCACAACAGGTCACCGCCCAGCCGTCCGCTGCCGCCCGCAGTCCGCGAACCCCGCTTGCGGTCATCGCATCGAGGTACGACTCGGCGTGGGGGTTTCGCCGCTCGTAGGCGCGCAGCGTCGCGACCGTCAGATCTCGATTCAGCTCCTGACGCGGGTTGTAGAACACCGACGCTTCGACGCCTCGCGTGGACTCGCCGGGCACCTCGAACTCGAGGCCGCCCTCCGTAACGCGCATGCGACCACTCGACGGGGGAGCGCGAAAAGCGCCGCGGTCTCGTCGCCGGCGGGTGAGAATAGGTATCGTATGGCAAAACATTTCAGTATCGCGACCTTTATCCACGGCGGCAGGAGAGTCTACAGCGATGGTGAAAAACACGCTTACGCGACGCCGATTCGGAGCCGCACTGATCGCAGCGACCTCGGTCGGTCTCGCGGGCTGTGGTGACAACGGAAACGGCGACGACGACGCAGCGACCAACGAGTCCGACGACGAGGATAACGAGTCGGAGGAAGCCGGCGAAGGCGAGTTCGGCACCGACCCACAGACCGGCGACCTCACGATCCACCTGGAGAACGAGGACGGCGAACCCGTCTCGAGCGGCGTCTCGATTCGCGTCTCCCAGGTCGACGGTAACCTGAACACGACGGTCCAGGAGGAGATCTCCGACGGCGAGGCGACGGTGTCGCTGACCGGAACGGGCGACTACTCGATCACCGTCGAGAGTCTCGAGGACGAGTTCGAGCCCGTCGAGGAGACCGTGACGATGGAAGAAGACGAGGACGAGGGCGTGCTCATCGAGCTCGAGGGCGCCTCGGGCGACGAGGAGAACGGCGACGAAGACGGCGAAGACGGCGAAGACGACGAGTAACCGAGCTCGTCGAACGGCGTCCGTCGGACCCTGCCCGCCGCGGTGGGCCGCGATTGGGTGATCGCAGCCGTGGAGGCGCAGACCAGTCGTCGCGAACAGACCACACAACCAAACCGATTTTACAGTTCGGCACAGAGTTCAGATCGTGCCCGAATCGAACCCCGTCGAGCGGTGGGAGGCCCGACTCGAGGAAGCCGGCGAGCTCACGCCGGAGATCGTCGGCCGTATCTCCCGCCTCCACGGCGACCGCGGGGTACACGCGATCGAGGCCGTCGCGGAGGGACGCGTGAAGGCGTATCGGGACTTTACGATCGTCGTCGGCTACGACGACGAGTACGTCGTCGAGGGGCGGGGGTGTACCTGCAAGGACAGCGAGTACAACCTCGACGCCGACGATCCGACCGATCTCTGCTGGCACGCCCTCGCCGTCGCCATCGCCCGCCGGGTCGGCCACGTCGACTACCACGACATGTGGTACTCCGAGGTTCGGGAGTTTCTCTGAGCCGGTCGCGGGTCGCGTTCGCCGGCCGCGGCCGCCCGGAAACCGCCGGCTACCTCGCCGTTCACGAGATCCTAGAGGGGCCGCGAGCGGGAAGACGAGCGGTGAGAGCGGTGTTACCGGAAATTACACAAATACAGTACACAATTTACAGAGATTTTACCATTACTAATTGGCACGAGCGGAGCAGTGCGAGACGCATGCCGACCCACCAACCGACGCGGCGCGGATTCATCGCCCTGACCGGCGCAGCCACACTCGCCGGTATCGCAAGCAACGCGGTTGCGGCCCAGGAGACACAGCGGGATTCGTTCACCATCGCGGAGGGGACCGACTACGAGACCGAGGTGTTCGTCGTCGAGGCGCCCGAGAGCGGCCCGACCAGTATGGTCGTCGGCGGCCTCCACGGCGACGAGCAAAGCGGCGTGATCGCCGCCGAAAACCTCCTCGGGTGGACGCCGGCGTCCGGTCGCCTCGTCGTGATCCCCCGCGCGAACGAACCCGCCCTCGAGGAGGGAACGCGGGGCGGTCCGTCGGGACGGGACCAGAACCGACAGTTCATCGTCGGATCGGAGCCGACGACCGAAATTGCACGCGCGATCTGGGAGGTCGTCGAGACGTACCAGCCCGATACGCTTCTGGACCTCCACAGCTCCTGGGGAATCTACGGCGTCGACGAGAACACGTACGGACAGGCGATCTTCCACTCGAGGGAGAACGGGGAAGGAGCGCGAGCCAACGAGGCGGCGGCGTACCTGAACGAGAACTACGTCCCCGAGTCGATGCCCGAACACGACTTCGTCGCGGAGCCGCTCCAGTACACGGACGGGATGCTCGTGACGAAAGCCGCGAGCGAACTGGGAACGCGCTCGTTCCTGTTCGAGGTCACGCGCCGGGAAACGGACCTCGAGACGCAGGCCGAGTGGACCGAAGCGGGCACGATCCACCTCGTCCAGTCGGCCGAGTCGCTCGGCGACGGTGACGAGGACCCGGACGACGGCGACGAAGACGGCGAGGAAGAGCCGGATGACGGAGACGATGGCCCGGACGACAGCGAGGAGGTACCGGACGACGGCGACGATGGCGCTCCGGACGACGGCGGCGAGGACGAACCCACCGGAATCGACGCCAGGATCGACGTCGACGTGCGCGACGTCGGGCTGAGCGAGCGGGCGCTGGCGTTCTTCCGGGCCGACGCCTCGAGTTCGCCGGCCGAAATCGAGTGTTACGAGTGGGATACGACCGGCGACGGCGAGTTCGACTCGACCGGCGCCACCGCGAGGGCGCTCGTTAGCATCGTCGAACCGACCGCGATCACCCTCCGGATCACCGACGAGAGAGGCTGTGTCGACACCGCGAGCGTCACGCTTCAGCCGTAGCGGGTCAGCTCAAACTCGAGCGGTCCTCGAGACGTGTCCCCGCGAACGTCGTCCGGCTGCCGCCTCGCGAGGCCACGGGGACTCGAGTCAGCACCCCTGCTCGGAACTGCAGCGAACGAGCGGCGCGAGGAATGTGCCGTCCGAACCGTTCAGGCCTCGAGTTCGCCGTCGTACCGCCCGTCGCGCTCCGAGCGGTGGCGCCACCAGGTTCGACTGTACAGGTAGAACCCGAGCAGACCGACGACGACGAAGTAGAGGTAGATGCCGAGTTCGACGTGAATAGGAACCGGTTCGAGCATTGGTATGTAATGTTCGTTAGGCACAATAAAGGTACGCCTGTACGACTGTATAGTTACTATCGGGATTAACCGGACAGGCGCACTGACAGTCAGCGTTTAGCGGAGTGTTAGTTCGTCAGGGGACGGAGACAGTCCCTCGAGCCTACTCGTCGGCGCAGCGTTCGACGAAGTTTCGCAGGATAGCCAGCCCCGTCTCCCCGCTCTTTTCGGGGTGGAACTGGGTGCCGAAGACGTTCCCCGCCTCGTTGGCGACGATCGAGGGGAACTCGCGGCCGTACTCCGTCGTCGCGACGACCGCCGACTCGTCATCGGGGACGGCGTAGTAGGAGTGAACGAAGTAGGCGTACTCGCCGTCGACTCCCTCGGTGAGGGGGTGGTCGCGCTCGACCGCGAGTTCGTTCCAGCCCATGTGCGGGACCTTCTGGCCCTCGGCGAAGCGGGCGTTGGTGCCCGGAATCAGGTCCAGCCCCTCGACGGCGGACTCGCCCTCGTTCGATCCCTCCTCGCTCGTGGTCAGCAGCATCTGCATCCCTAGACAGATGCCGAACAGGGGCTGGCCCCGGTCTGCGACCTCGAGCAGGTCCTCCCGAAGCGGCTCGGCGTTCTCGACGCCCTCGCGGAAGGCGCCGACGCCGGGGAGGACGACGCCGTCGGCCGCGGCGAACGACTCGGGGTCGTCAGTGATCTCGACCGACGCGCCGGCGCGCTCTAAGCCACGGGTGACGCTGCGGAGGTTTCCGAGCCCGTAGTCGACGACGACGACGGAGGCCAGAGTCTCTTCGGGTGAAGACGAGGCAGCACTCATACTCGAGGTGAGCGGCGAGCGGACAAGTGCGTTATCCTTCCGACGATGGGCGCGTCGAAATGGGAAAGCGGAGTTACTTTGTGATCGAGTCGGCCATTCGTTGTGGGAACCCTTTGAGGAGTTCGATGATCCCCATGGGTTCCTCGTCAGCGCGGATGTACGAACGGACTCGTTGACTGAACATCTCAACGGAGAGGATCAGCACGAGGATGACGAGAATGGTCGCCATCATGTTCGTATACTCGAACAAGCGCTGCTGGACGGCGAGCACGTGTCCGATACCACCGCCGCCGATGATACCCAGCGTGACGGCAATGCGAACGTTAATCTCGAAGATGTACAGCGTCCACGCGATAAACGACGTGTGTACCTGCGAGAGCATCCCGAAGACGATCACCTGTACGCGCCCGGCGCCTGTCGTTTCGATCGCCTCGATCGGACCGTCTTCGATCTCCTCGAGTTCGTCGGTATACAGCCGTCCCAGGTTTCCGATCGTGTCCGTTGCGATCGCCATCGTGGCCGTAAACGGCGTAACACCGCCCAGTGGAACGTAGATCAGCGCCCAGACAAGTGCCGGAATTGCCCGGATAGACGACATGATCCCGCGGAAGATAAAATTAAACGGGAACGGCGTGACGCGACCGGACCCGAGTACGCCGAAGATGAGCGCGAACGGGAAGCCGAGGATCGTTCCGGCGAACCCCATCGCGAGGGTGATCCCGGCTGATGCGAACAGGTTTCGCTCGACGATGAAGTCCCGGTACTGCCAGACGTCGAGAACCGGAACACCGTTGACCGACGTCATCGGGAAGTACTGGTTGAGCGCGCCGATGAACTGCGGCCCGTAGCGGACGAACTGCGCGATCGTAAAGTCGACCATTGTCAGCGCCAGATAGAAGAACCCCAGAACCAGAAGTCCCAGCGTGCTGAACAGCGCGACGCGAATTCGTCTCGCCCGTTTGATCTCCTCGTATCGCTCGTGGACCTGCCTCGAGACGGACTCCGCGCTCATTGCGCGGTCACCCCGTCGTCCTGCGACGTGCGCTCTTCCCCGGTGTCGAGATCGTCGGTATCGACCGTTTCGTAGATGTCGTCGACGACGTCGAGGTCGAAGTCCTCGCTGTAGCCGTCGAAAACCAGTTCCCCGTTTTTCAGACCGATGAACCGCTGTCCAAACTGCCGAGCGAGGTTCACCTGGTGGAGACTTACCATGGTCGTCAGATTTCGATCCTCGGTGGCCGACAGCAGATATCCCATCACCTTGTTGGAACTTCCCGGATCGAGACTGGCGACCGGTTCGTCAGCCAGCAACACGTTCGGCTCCTGGACGAGCGCGCGTGCGATGCCGACGCGCTGTTGTTGCCCGCCGCTCATTCGACGGGTTCGCTGCTGTGCCTCGTCGAGGAGGCCGACCGTCTCGAGCGCCTCGAGCGCTCGCAACTTGTCCTCGCGGTCGTTCAACTGCAAGACGCTGTTGACGAGATTGGTTCGCTGCAGTGACCCGGTGAGCGCGTTCGCGTACGCGCTCATCTGATCGATGATATTGTGCTGCTGAAAAATCATCGCGATGTCCGGGTGCGGTTCGGTGATTTCCACGCCGTCGACGGTGATCGTTCCCGACGTCGGCTTGGTCAACCCGTTCATACACCGAAGCAGCGTCGATTTACCCGAGCCGGACGCACCGAGAACGACGACGAACTCCCCCTCGGGAATTTCGAACGACACGTCGTCTAGTGCCTGCGTAGCGCCGAATCGTTTGCTCACCCCCTCAACTCTGATAGTAGCCATCGATGGTAGTTGTGTAGAGACTCGTAAGAATCGTTTGGATTAGATCGGCCTACTCGTCTTCTTCCGCGAGGTCGGCGAACTCGAGATCGAGCGCGTCCATCACGTCCTCGATCGGCTGGAAGTTGTCGATCGAACCCTCCTCGAGCCCAGTGAACCACAGCTGGTGGTCTTCGTCGGCGTCCTCGTCGATCAGGTCCTCTTCGGTCGCGTTGAGAAGCGCCTCCTCGATGTCTTCTTTGACCGGGTCGTCCCAGTCCGCTCGGGCGACGATCGGCGCGCGTGGGATCGGGTCGGATTCGGCGACTAGGCGAAGCTCGTCGTCTTCGGTACCGGCGTTCGGCGCCTCGGCAGAGATGTCCATAAACTGATCGGAGAACTGATCCTCCGGGATGTGGTGGGCCAGTGAGAATGCACCGGCACCCGCGGCGACGACTTCGTCCATCTGGAACAGCTCCTCACGCGCGGTACTGTGATCCGAATGGCGTGCGTTGAAGTCGACCGGGTCGCCATCGGGAGCGTTTCCGACATCGAGCCCCGCATCGTCCAGCATGAACAGCGGGAACAGACTGCCACTCACCGACAGCGCGTCACCGATCGCGATGTCGTGTCCCTCGATGTCCGTGAGCTCCTCAATCTCGCTGTCCGGCGTCGTCGCGATCAACGAGAAGTACTGGTCTGCACCGAACGCAACACGGATACCCAGAATGTCCATGTGGTCGGGCGCCGCGATCACACCCGTCGGCGAGATGTCCGCGAGTTCGGTCTGCTCGTTCCGGATCGCGTCGACCGTCGCCGTGTAACTCTCCGTCTCGGTTGCGTCGATCTCGACGCCCGTTTCCTCTTCGAGGTAGTCGAACAGTGGAGCGTACTGCTCCATCATGTCCACGTCACCCTCCGCCGGGTTGAGCACCATTCGAACTCCGTCGTCTTCGCCCGAAAGGTCGCCCACACAACCCGCGAGCGCTGCCGTTGCTGCCACACCCGCCCCTTTCAAAAACGTCCGCCGCTTTGTCCACCGTGATTGATCGGACATGGGTTACACTATGTAGCTCCCCATTTAGGATTTTCTATGTTGACTACATACCAGTCCATTGTCAGCCGGTAGAACGCCACAGTACCCCACCATCTGGTGAAACAATGCCACAAACAACCGGTTACTGCTCGAGTTTGCTTGACAAAGGATGTCATTATTTCGACGTCATCGGCCGTGACGAATACACCGGCGGTCGGTCAGAACCCGTCGAGTCGGGACTGACCGCCGCTCCCCGGGTCGACGTCCGCGAGGTCGGCGGCCGTCGCCAGCGTCTCCGCGAGCGTCTCCTCCTGGCTCCGATCGTACAGCGTCGCCGCCGGGTGCAGACAGATCAGCACCCGCCGCGGCGTCCCCTCGATTCGCACCTCGTCGACGGTGCCCGCCTCCTTCGTTACCGCGACGGACCGCCCCAGCAGGTGTTCGCTCGGCACCTTCCCGAGCGTCACGATCACGTCGGGGTCGACGAGGTCGATCTCGCGCTCGAGGTAGCCCCGGCAGTTCTCGAGTTCGGCTTTGTTCGGATCGCGGTTCTCCGGCGGGCGACACCGCACGCAGTTGGTGATCCGGACGGCCTCGCGCTCTAAGCCGACGGTTCGCAGGTGATCGTCGAGCACCGAGCCGCTGCGGCCGACGAACGGCTCGCCCTCTCGGTCCTCGTTCGCACCCGGGCCCTCGCCGACGAACAGCACGTCGGCGTCGGCGGGACCGGTGCCATTGACGATTCGGCTGCGCGAGTCGACCAGCGCCGGACAGCGCGTACACTCGGTGACACAGAGCCCCTCCATCTCGCCGTCGGCGTCAGTTTCGTCCATACTCGTGGCTCAGACGGACGGTTACTACCTCTTTCGGGTCGCACTTGCACGGTCGCCGGTTCGACCTCTCAGTCGCGGGGGCCGCCTACAGCGTGGCGGTAGGCGTCGCCGGCCCGCGCCGCGAGTCGCGCCACTCTGAGCGGTTCCGGGCGACCGCCCTCCGGCGTGAACGACCGGACGACCGTTTCGGCCTCCCGGCGCTCGAGCCCGACGCCCCTGACGTACAGCCGCTCGCCGTCGGCGGTCAGCTCACGACGCGGCGGCAACGCCCGATAGCGCTCGAGGCGGTCCTCGAGTTCGGGTCCCGAAAACGCCTCCCGAATACCCGCTTCGAGCCCCTCGCTTTCCTCGAACGTCACCGCGAGGGTCGGCCGATCGGCGGCCTCGTAGATTGCGCCCAGATCGAGGACGTTGTACCACGCCGGCGCGACCGCCCCGAGGAGGACGTAGCGGACGTCGGGGCGGTCGAGTCCCTCGAGAAGGTCGATCACCGCGGCTGTCGCGTCGGTGGCGCCGACCGTACACGAAGAAAACGAGAGTCCGTCGACGACGCGGTCAGCACGGACGACCGCTCCGGCGAGGGTGCTCGAATCGCCCCGGTAGGACTCCGCGACGCCCACCGCCCGCACGCCGGACTTCATCGCGTTACGACTCGGGGTCGTCTTTGATCTCTTCGAGGCGGTCGATCAGTTCGTCGCTCGAGGCGCCGTTCTCGAACTCGAAGGAGCCGACGTGTGCGTGCTGTTCGGACTGAACGGCGTCGTCGTCGTCAAAATCCGCGTCGAGATCCTGCTGTTCGGATTCGTCGTAGCTTCCGAATCCCATGCGGGTACACGTAGGGCCGTGAGGGGCAAAAAAGTACGGGCTATC
Above is a genomic segment from Natrononativus amylolyticus containing:
- a CDS encoding tRNA (guanine(26)-N(2))-dimethyltransferase, whose translation is MRVTEGGLEFEVPGESTRGVEASVFYNPRQELNRDLTVATLRAYERRNPHAESYLDAMTASGVRGLRAAADGWAVTCCDRDEAAVDLARENAARNDLEVDVRHADANVELHRSAYDVVDLDPFGTPMPFADAAFARCRNLLCVTATDTAPLCGAHFNSGVRSYGAVPRNTDYHPEMGVRILLSALARSGARFDVGVQPLLTHASSHYVRTYLELERKPTAADAALEELGSLSHCEDCLYREHHRGLIADPLETCPNCGGERLLEAGPLWLGPTCDPAFVAAVRDRIPDEFATANKGRELLETLEAELAVPTHYDQHRLCKEWGLPANAMDDFLADLGEAGYDASRAHYSGTTFKTDATVGEIRAATAESLSD
- a CDS encoding Ig-like domain-containing protein; this translates as MVKNTLTRRRFGAALIAATSVGLAGCGDNGNGDDDAATNESDDEDNESEEAGEGEFGTDPQTGDLTIHLENEDGEPVSSGVSIRVSQVDGNLNTTVQEEISDGEATVSLTGTGDYSITVESLEDEFEPVEETVTMEEDEDEGVLIELEGASGDEENGDEDGEDGEDDE
- a CDS encoding succinylglutamate desuccinylase/aspartoacylase family protein, which translates into the protein MPTHQPTRRGFIALTGAATLAGIASNAVAAQETQRDSFTIAEGTDYETEVFVVEAPESGPTSMVVGGLHGDEQSGVIAAENLLGWTPASGRLVVIPRANEPALEEGTRGGPSGRDQNRQFIVGSEPTTEIARAIWEVVETYQPDTLLDLHSSWGIYGVDENTYGQAIFHSRENGEGARANEAAAYLNENYVPESMPEHDFVAEPLQYTDGMLVTKAASELGTRSFLFEVTRRETDLETQAEWTEAGTIHLVQSAESLGDGDEDPDDGDEDGEEEPDDGDDGPDDSEEVPDDGDDGAPDDGGEDEPTGIDARIDVDVRDVGLSERALAFFRADASSSPAEIECYEWDTTGDGEFDSTGATARALVSIVEPTAITLRITDERGCVDTASVTLQP
- the hisH gene encoding imidazole glycerol phosphate synthase subunit HisH, whose translation is MSAASSSPEETLASVVVVDYGLGNLRSVTRGLERAGASVEITDDPESFAAADGVVLPGVGAFREGVENAEPLREDLLEVADRGQPLFGICLGMQMLLTTSEEGSNEGESAVEGLDLIPGTNARFAEGQKVPHMGWNELAVERDHPLTEGVDGEYAYFVHSYYAVPDDESAVVATTEYGREFPSIVANEAGNVFGTQFHPEKSGETGLAILRNFVERCADE
- the phnE gene encoding phosphonate ABC transporter, permease protein PhnE → MSAESVSRQVHERYEEIKRARRIRVALFSTLGLLVLGFFYLALTMVDFTIAQFVRYGPQFIGALNQYFPMTSVNGVPVLDVWQYRDFIVERNLFASAGITLAMGFAGTILGFPFALIFGVLGSGRVTPFPFNFIFRGIMSSIRAIPALVWALIYVPLGGVTPFTATMAIATDTIGNLGRLYTDELEEIEDGPIEAIETTGAGRVQVIVFGMLSQVHTSFIAWTLYIFEINVRIAVTLGIIGGGGIGHVLAVQQRLFEYTNMMATILVILVLILSVEMFSQRVRSYIRADEEPMGIIELLKGFPQRMADSITK
- the phnC gene encoding phosphonate ABC transporter ATP-binding protein, which gives rise to MATIRVEGVSKRFGATQALDDVSFEIPEGEFVVVLGASGSGKSTLLRCMNGLTKPTSGTITVDGVEITEPHPDIAMIFQQHNIIDQMSAYANALTGSLQRTNLVNSVLQLNDREDKLRALEALETVGLLDEAQQRTRRMSGGQQQRVGIARALVQEPNVLLADEPVASLDPGSSNKVMGYLLSATEDRNLTTMVSLHQVNLARQFGQRFIGLKNGELVFDGYSEDFDLDVVDDIYETVDTDDLDTGEERTSQDDGVTAQ
- a CDS encoding PhnD/SsuA/transferrin family substrate-binding protein, which translates into the protein MSDQSRWTKRRTFLKGAGVAATAALAGCVGDLSGEDDGVRMVLNPAEGDVDMMEQYAPLFDYLEEETGVEIDATETESYTATVDAIRNEQTELADISPTGVIAAPDHMDILGIRVAFGADQYFSLIATTPDSEIEELTDIEGHDIAIGDALSVSGSLFPLFMLDDAGLDVGNAPDGDPVDFNARHSDHSTAREELFQMDEVVAAGAGAFSLAHHIPEDQFSDQFMDISAEAPNAGTEDDELRLVAESDPIPRAPIVARADWDDPVKEDIEEALLNATEEDLIDEDADEDHQLWFTGLEEGSIDNFQPIEDVMDALDLEFADLAEEDE
- a CDS encoding uracil-DNA glycosylase, giving the protein MDETDADGEMEGLCVTECTRCPALVDSRSRIVNGTGPADADVLFVGEGPGANEDREGEPFVGRSGSVLDDHLRTVGLEREAVRITNCVRCRPPENRDPNKAELENCRGYLEREIDLVDPDVIVTLGKVPSEHLLGRSVAVTKEAGTVDEVRIEGTPRRVLICLHPAATLYDRSQEETLAETLATAADLADVDPGSGGQSRLDGF
- a CDS encoding DUF99 family protein; this translates as MKSGVRAVGVAESYRGDSSTLAGAVVRADRVVDGLSFSSCTVGATDATAAVIDLLEGLDRPDVRYVLLGAVAPAWYNVLDLGAIYEAADRPTLAVTFEESEGLEAGIREAFSGPELEDRLERYRALPPRRELTADGERLYVRGVGLERREAETVVRSFTPEGGRPEPLRVARLAARAGDAYRHAVGGPRD
- a CDS encoding DUF5786 family protein, producing MGFGSYDESEQQDLDADFDDDDAVQSEQHAHVGSFEFENGASSDELIDRLEEIKDDPES